Proteins found in one Litorihabitans aurantiacus genomic segment:
- a CDS encoding GntR family transcriptional regulator, with protein MGTKVNGSGEELTKHARLRAVLLARVGSDWRPHDAIPSERDLMAEHGVSRATVREAIGRLVEERVLYRVHGKGTFVVGPRVQSTLHLASFTDDVRRRGLVPSTLVREVAFAVAPVEARAALRLPDGARAWRIERLRLAGGEPMALETGWYSPEVAPELGEHDLTGSLYALLASEYGVGIDHAEQTAWAEVADGDLAAALDVEAGAPVMVFLRTSSAGGRAVEHVTSWYRGDRYQVHMSLSGR; from the coding sequence GTGGGGACGAAGGTGAACGGTTCGGGCGAGGAGCTCACCAAGCACGCGCGGCTGCGCGCGGTGCTCCTGGCGCGCGTCGGGTCCGACTGGCGCCCCCACGACGCGATCCCCTCCGAGCGCGACCTCATGGCCGAGCACGGCGTCAGCCGCGCCACCGTGCGCGAGGCGATCGGCCGGCTCGTGGAGGAGCGCGTGCTGTACCGGGTGCACGGCAAGGGGACGTTCGTCGTCGGCCCGCGCGTGCAGTCCACGCTGCACCTGGCCTCGTTCACCGACGACGTGCGACGGCGGGGCCTCGTCCCGTCCACGCTCGTGCGTGAGGTGGCGTTCGCCGTCGCCCCGGTCGAGGCGCGGGCGGCGCTGCGACTGCCCGACGGTGCGCGCGCCTGGCGCATCGAGCGCCTGCGGCTCGCGGGCGGGGAGCCCATGGCGCTCGAGACGGGCTGGTACTCGCCCGAGGTGGCGCCCGAGCTCGGCGAGCACGACCTCACCGGATCCCTGTACGCGCTGCTGGCGAGCGAGTACGGCGTCGGGATCGACCACGCGGAGCAGACGGCGTGGGCCGAGGTGGCCGACGGCGATCTCGCCGCCGCGCTCGACGTCGAGGCGGGGGCGCCCGTGATGGTCTTCCTGCGCACCTCGAGCGCCGGTGGTCGCGCCGTCGAGCACGTGACGTCCTGGTACCGCGGCGACCGCTACCAGGTGCACATGTCGCTCAGCGGCCGCTGA
- a CDS encoding PTS sugar transporter subunit IIA translates to MTTPAATPIHAPLAGRVSALADVPDPVFAEGIMGEGAAIEPPDAVIDVVAPVSGTLLKVLPHAFVILTPAGWGVLVHLGIDTVRLEGAGFTVHVTQGDEIEAGAPVVTYDVPAVRAAGVATVVPVVPLEHTGAVALAEGLSPGDDVTPGSPFLTLTA, encoded by the coding sequence ATGACCACCCCCGCCGCCACCCCGATCCACGCACCCCTCGCCGGGCGCGTGAGCGCCCTGGCCGACGTGCCCGACCCCGTCTTCGCCGAGGGGATCATGGGCGAGGGCGCGGCGATCGAGCCGCCCGACGCCGTCATCGACGTCGTCGCCCCCGTCTCGGGGACCCTCCTGAAGGTTCTGCCGCACGCGTTCGTCATCCTCACCCCCGCCGGGTGGGGCGTGCTCGTCCACCTCGGGATCGACACGGTCCGCCTCGAGGGCGCGGGCTTCACCGTCCACGTCACCCAGGGCGACGAGATCGAGGCGGGCGCGCCGGTCGTGACCTACGACGTCCCCGCCGTCCGCGCCGCCGGCGTCGCCACCGTCGTCCCCGTGGTGCCGCTCGAGCACACCGGTGCCGTCGCGCTCGCCGAGGGGTTGAGCCCGGGCGACGACGTCACCCCCGGCAGCCCGTTCCTCACCCTCACCGCCTGA
- the def gene encoding peptide deformylase, whose translation MAILPIVISGDPVLHRPAAPVTEVTDEIRRLVADMYVTMDEAPGVGLAAPQVGVGLRIFVYSYEDDHGAPWRGVVVNPELWMTPTVPGDPDEDEEVEGCLSFPGERFALRRSERTVVVGTDLEGAPVRLEVDGWRARILQHEFDHLNGVLYVDRLTDPDDRDEVVDIIREQGWGEPGLSWLPGRDDLEG comes from the coding sequence GTGGCCATCCTCCCCATCGTCATCTCCGGCGACCCCGTCCTGCACCGCCCCGCCGCCCCCGTCACGGAGGTGACGGACGAGATCCGGCGCCTGGTCGCGGACATGTACGTGACCATGGACGAGGCGCCCGGCGTCGGGCTCGCGGCGCCCCAGGTCGGCGTCGGGCTGCGGATCTTCGTCTACTCCTACGAGGACGACCACGGTGCACCGTGGCGCGGTGTGGTCGTCAACCCCGAGCTGTGGATGACACCGACCGTTCCCGGCGACCCGGACGAGGACGAGGAGGTCGAGGGCTGCCTCTCCTTCCCGGGCGAGCGGTTCGCGCTGCGCCGCTCGGAGCGCACGGTCGTCGTCGGGACCGACCTCGAGGGAGCGCCGGTGCGCCTGGAGGTCGACGGCTGGCGCGCCCGGATCCTGCAGCACGAGTTCGACCACCTGAACGGCGTGCTCTACGTCGACCGCCTCACCGACCCCGACGACCGCGACGAGGTCGTCGACATCATCCGTGAGCAGGGGTGGGGTGAGCCCGGCCTGTCCTGGCTGCCGGGGCGCGACGACCTCGAGGGCTGA
- a CDS encoding EF-Tu/IF-2/RF-3 family GTPase, whose product MSFTPGGDPRIPNQTPIPPILGGYGSADSVAGTSPAFSSDPADVKQRADDRNRVFVRTALINAPVIAVAVVVGIVLGLPTPETGVWVVVAAALVTGIHMTVVVMRMARPSTASRTGDAPPSPPPGSAFTSVRDAPVEDVTDAPVGEPAAEIIGTARLQVEDVFTITGRGLVVTGTVSSGTFAAGRDAEIHRDGVVVARTRITAIEAFRRRTETAHEGENVGLLLAGLTRRDVARDDVVVA is encoded by the coding sequence ATGAGCTTCACGCCCGGCGGCGACCCGCGCATCCCGAACCAGACGCCGATCCCCCCGATCCTTGGGGGCTACGGGAGCGCTGATTCCGTGGCGGGCACGTCACCCGCGTTCTCCTCGGACCCCGCAGACGTGAAGCAGCGGGCGGACGACCGCAACCGCGTGTTCGTGCGTACCGCGCTCATCAACGCGCCCGTCATCGCCGTCGCCGTCGTGGTGGGCATCGTGCTCGGTCTGCCGACGCCGGAGACCGGGGTCTGGGTGGTGGTCGCGGCCGCGCTGGTCACGGGCATCCACATGACCGTCGTCGTGATGCGGATGGCTCGTCCGTCCACGGCGTCGCGGACGGGCGACGCGCCGCCGTCGCCCCCGCCCGGCAGTGCGTTCACGTCGGTCAGGGACGCGCCCGTCGAGGACGTCACGGACGCACCGGTCGGCGAGCCCGCCGCCGAGATCATCGGCACCGCGCGCCTCCAGGTCGAGGACGTCTTCACGATCACCGGGCGCGGGCTCGTCGTGACCGGCACGGTCTCCTCCGGCACGTTCGCCGCCGGTCGGGACGCGGAGATCCACCGCGACGGCGTCGTCGTCGCCCGCACCCGGATCACCGCGATCGAGGCGTTCCGCCGCCGGACCGAGACGGCGCACGAGGGGGAGAACGTCGGCCTCCTGCTCGCGGGCCTCACCCGGCGGGACGTGGCGCGCGACGACGTCGTCGTCGCCTGA
- a CDS encoding DinB family protein, with protein sequence MTIDAQGRQDPPLQAGEVETLLGFLEFHRATLAWKTADLDAVGLSATTAASGLTLGGLLKHLACVEENWFSYRFAGRPPAEPWASADWEADPDWELTSAASDTPEELRALWSASIDASRAIVAEALADGGPQALDTLERRKSADDGAVNLRWILVHMIEEYSRHNGHADLLREAVDGLRGE encoded by the coding sequence ATGACGATCGACGCGCAGGGACGCCAGGACCCACCGCTGCAGGCCGGGGAGGTCGAGACGCTGCTCGGCTTCCTCGAGTTCCACCGCGCCACGCTCGCGTGGAAGACCGCCGACCTCGACGCTGTGGGTCTCTCGGCCACCACCGCCGCGTCAGGCCTGACACTGGGAGGTCTGCTCAAGCACCTCGCCTGCGTGGAGGAGAACTGGTTCTCCTACCGCTTCGCCGGGCGCCCGCCCGCCGAGCCGTGGGCGTCGGCCGACTGGGAGGCCGACCCCGACTGGGAGCTGACGTCGGCGGCGTCGGACACCCCCGAGGAGTTGCGGGCGCTGTGGAGCGCGTCGATCGACGCCTCCCGCGCGATCGTCGCGGAGGCGCTCGCCGACGGCGGACCGCAGGCCCTCGACACGCTGGAGCGCCGGAAGTCCGCGGACGACGGCGCCGTCAACCTGCGCTGGATCCTCGTACACATGATCGAGGAGTACAGCCGGCACAACGGCCACGCCGACCTGCTGCGCGAGGCCGTGGACGGCCTCCGGGGCGAGTGA
- a CDS encoding DUF4333 domain-containing protein — protein MKRLALPVTTALGVLVLGACSFSASANRTVSADQVATEAEDALEEQIGQRPEISCGDDQVDLVDGEVVDCLLTDPSTGSEFDTTVTISDVDGTDFRIAVEVAEQPNA, from the coding sequence GTGAAGCGCCTCGCCCTCCCCGTCACCACCGCCCTCGGCGTCCTCGTGCTCGGGGCCTGCAGCTTCTCGGCGTCGGCCAACCGGACCGTCTCTGCCGACCAGGTGGCGACCGAGGCCGAGGACGCGCTCGAGGAGCAGATCGGCCAGCGTCCGGAGATCAGCTGCGGTGACGACCAGGTCGACCTGGTGGACGGCGAGGTCGTCGACTGCCTGCTGACGGACCCGAGCACGGGCTCGGAGTTCGACACCACCGTCACGATCTCCGACGTGGACGGGACCGACTTCCGCATCGCCGTCGAGGTCGCGGAGCAGCCGAACGCCTGA
- a CDS encoding GNAT family N-acetyltransferase yields MTVLVRPLVAADLADVARIYAHYVTDSTATFETVPMTEEDWALKAADIDRRGWPFLVAQDEDGTVIGFAYVTFWRARPAYDLTVEETIYLDAAATGRGVGTALMTQVLDEARRRGARQAIAVVSDHGAEGSLALHRKVGFQEVGHLRAIGEKLGQRLGTHLLQISLED; encoded by the coding sequence GTGACCGTGCTCGTCCGACCCCTCGTCGCCGCCGACCTGGCGGACGTGGCGCGGATCTACGCGCACTACGTCACCGACTCGACGGCGACGTTCGAGACCGTCCCGATGACGGAGGAGGACTGGGCGCTCAAGGCGGCCGACATCGACCGCCGCGGCTGGCCCTTCCTGGTCGCGCAGGACGAGGACGGCACCGTCATCGGCTTCGCCTACGTCACGTTCTGGCGCGCGCGCCCCGCCTACGACCTCACGGTCGAGGAGACCATCTACCTCGACGCCGCAGCCACCGGGCGTGGCGTCGGCACCGCCCTGATGACGCAGGTGCTCGACGAGGCCCGCCGCCGCGGCGCGCGCCAGGCGATCGCCGTCGTGAGCGACCACGGTGCCGAGGGCTCGCTGGCGCTGCACCGCAAGGTGGGGTTCCAGGAGGTGGGCCACCTGCGCGCCATCGGCGAGAAGCTCGGCCAGCGCCTGGGCACCCACCTCCTGCAGATCTCGCTCGAGGACTGA
- a CDS encoding siderophore-interacting protein: MVRHQRLVKPENPGLVHLTVLRREQLSPHWMRVTLGGGEIDRFAPMGYDQWFRLFLPLGGTEGLDRLPARANQLIGYLRYLRIPDGVRPVMRNYTVRAFRPASTTSGAELDVDLVLHGSPADGSAGPASRWAQTCAVGESVVVIDEGLGFNPAAGTERVLLVGDETALPAVAGICASLPASATGLAIVEVPTAEDALEFTRPDGVAVRWVVREDPGAAGPTQPVPGTLALAELRTLTDAEVDAGEVHAFVAGEQALATGGRRHLVNERGVAKERVSFTGYWRLGAASPTPKAQVAAPAAG; encoded by the coding sequence GTGGTCCGTCACCAGCGCCTCGTCAAGCCGGAGAACCCGGGCCTCGTCCACCTGACGGTGCTGCGCAGGGAACAGCTCTCGCCGCACTGGATGCGCGTCACGCTCGGCGGTGGCGAGATCGACCGCTTCGCGCCGATGGGGTACGACCAGTGGTTCCGGCTGTTCCTGCCGCTCGGCGGCACCGAGGGTCTGGACCGGCTCCCCGCCCGCGCGAACCAGCTGATCGGCTACCTGCGCTACCTCCGGATCCCCGACGGCGTGCGCCCCGTCATGCGCAACTACACCGTGCGCGCGTTCCGCCCGGCGAGCACGACCTCGGGGGCGGAGCTCGACGTCGACCTCGTGCTGCACGGGAGCCCCGCGGACGGGAGTGCCGGACCCGCCTCGCGGTGGGCGCAGACGTGCGCGGTGGGCGAGAGCGTCGTCGTGATCGACGAGGGTCTCGGCTTCAACCCCGCCGCGGGGACCGAGCGCGTGCTGCTCGTGGGCGACGAGACGGCTCTGCCTGCCGTCGCCGGCATCTGCGCCAGCCTCCCCGCCAGCGCGACCGGACTCGCGATCGTCGAGGTGCCGACGGCCGAGGACGCGCTCGAGTTCACCCGGCCCGACGGCGTCGCGGTGCGCTGGGTGGTGCGCGAGGACCCCGGTGCGGCCGGACCGACCCAGCCCGTCCCCGGCACGCTCGCGCTCGCCGAGCTGCGCACCCTGACCGACGCCGAGGTCGATGCCGGAGAAGTCCACGCGTTCGTCGCGGGCGAGCAGGCGCTGGCGACCGGCGGCCGCCGCCACCTGGTGAACGAGCGCGGCGTCGCCAAGGAGCGCGTCTCGTTCACCGGCTACTGGCGCCTCGGTGCCGCGTCACCGACGCCGAAGGCCCAGGTGGCGGCACCCGCCGCCGGATAA
- a CDS encoding N-acetylglucosamine-6-phosphate deacetylase, protein MGDGAGRARRSRRHQRRTDDHHRPLPDLRSAFERLRRAVEDNAVTPRHAVARILGAHLEGPFISPDRCGTHRPAWMVPPTREHLEALLGHDAVRETLLTVTLAPELPGATEAIQRLVGDGRIVSLGHTDALAAQVHAAADAGATMVTHLFNAQRPLGHREPGVVGAALADERLFLGTILDGRHVAASVVGIVLAAARGRVVGVTDAIATAGLPPGTWLTFGGAEVAGDEHGVGRRRDGTIAGAGIVLDEGVRRMIAAGLDPAVVLASCTEVAARSIGRDDVGHLRAGALADLVWWDSSWHPDRVWVGGSERATATGTEPAPTGHVLVR, encoded by the coding sequence GTGGGCGACGGCGCTGGACGGGCTCGCCGCTCGCGGCGTCACCAGCGTCGAACCGACGATCATCACCGCCCCCTGCCCGACCTGCGTTCGGCCTTCGAGCGGCTGCGCCGCGCGGTCGAGGACAACGCGGTCACGCCGCGGCACGCCGTCGCACGCATCCTGGGCGCCCACCTCGAGGGCCCGTTCATCTCGCCCGACCGCTGCGGCACGCACCGTCCGGCCTGGATGGTGCCGCCCACCCGGGAGCACCTCGAGGCGCTCCTGGGCCACGACGCCGTCCGCGAGACCCTCCTCACGGTCACGCTCGCCCCCGAGCTACCGGGGGCCACCGAGGCGATCCAGCGTCTCGTCGGCGACGGCCGCATCGTCTCGCTCGGCCACACCGACGCCCTCGCGGCCCAGGTGCACGCGGCCGCCGACGCGGGCGCCACGATGGTCACCCACCTGTTCAACGCGCAGCGACCCCTCGGGCACCGCGAACCCGGCGTCGTCGGGGCCGCGCTCGCGGACGAGCGGCTCTTCCTCGGCACGATCCTCGACGGGCGGCACGTCGCGGCGAGCGTCGTCGGCATCGTCCTGGCCGCGGCGCGCGGCCGGGTGGTGGGTGTGACCGACGCGATCGCGACGGCGGGGCTGCCGCCGGGCACCTGGCTCACCTTCGGCGGCGCGGAGGTCGCGGGCGACGAGCACGGGGTGGGGCGCCGCCGCGACGGCACCATCGCCGGGGCCGGGATCGTGCTCGACGAGGGCGTGCGGCGGATGATCGCGGCGGGCCTCGACCCCGCCGTCGTGCTCGCCTCCTGCACCGAGGTGGCGGCGCGCTCGATCGGGCGCGACGACGTCGGGCACCTGCGAGCCGGCGCGCTCGCCGACCTCGTCTGGTGGGACTCCTCGTGGCACCCGGACCGCGTGTGGGTCGGCGGATCCGAACGCGCGACGGCGACCGGGACGGAACCGGCCCCGACGGGTCACGTCCTGGTGAGGTAA
- the nagB gene encoding glucosamine-6-phosphate deaminase, with translation MEVIIVDHPRDAGAIVADAVAALLAQRPDAVLGLATGSTPLPVYDELVRRHREEGLSFARARAFLLDEYVGLPADHPERYRAVIERDFTGRVDLDPAAVVGPDGLAADLAAAGPAYDAAIRDAGGVDLQILGIGTDGHLAFNMPMSSLTSRTRLKTLTPRTRQDNARFFDGNVDRVPTHCLTQGLGTIAESRHAVMLGFGRGKAQAVRECVEGPVSSHWPASVLQMHPHATVIVDAEAADQLAFTEYYRAVREGKPAWQGL, from the coding sequence GTGGAAGTCATCATCGTCGACCACCCGCGCGACGCGGGGGCGATCGTCGCCGACGCCGTCGCGGCGCTGCTCGCGCAGCGACCGGACGCCGTCCTCGGCCTGGCCACCGGTTCGACGCCGCTGCCGGTCTACGACGAGCTCGTCCGGCGCCACCGGGAGGAGGGCCTGTCGTTCGCGCGGGCGCGGGCCTTCCTCCTGGACGAGTACGTCGGGCTGCCGGCCGACCACCCCGAGCGCTACCGGGCGGTCATCGAGCGCGACTTCACCGGGCGGGTGGACCTCGACCCGGCGGCCGTCGTCGGTCCGGACGGCCTCGCGGCCGACCTGGCCGCCGCCGGACCGGCCTACGACGCCGCGATCCGCGACGCCGGCGGCGTCGACCTCCAGATCCTCGGGATCGGGACCGACGGCCACCTGGCCTTCAACATGCCGATGTCCAGCCTCACGAGCCGGACCCGCCTCAAGACGCTCACCCCGCGCACCCGCCAGGACAACGCCCGGTTCTTCGACGGCAACGTCGACCGCGTCCCGACGCACTGCCTCACGCAGGGCCTCGGGACGATCGCCGAGAGTCGGCACGCCGTCATGCTGGGCTTCGGCCGAGGCAAGGCGCAGGCGGTGCGCGAGTGCGTCGAGGGGCCGGTCTCCTCGCACTGGCCCGCCTCGGTCCTGCAGATGCACCCGCACGCCACGGTGATCGTCGACGCCGAGGCCGCGGACCAGCTGGCGTTCACGGAGTACTACCGCGCCGTGCGCGAGGGGAAGCCCGCGTGGCAGGGTCTGTGA
- a CDS encoding 1-acyl-sn-glycerol-3-phosphate acyltransferase has protein sequence MTSRLRRAVARLFWRLSRWELRSQPQPDVPRVLIGAPHTSNWDFVLMLAIAWEAGIPLRWLGKTSLFRGPAGPVMRALGGIAVDRSDPSRVVEEVLAEQRTTGAFSLVVTPEGTRGGATHWKSGFYRIARSADLPVTLGYVDRTTMTTGLGPTLTMTGDVRADMDRIRAFYADKAGFAPGRRIEPRLRSEDAAGDGGA, from the coding sequence GTGACCTCCCGTCTGCGCCGCGCCGTCGCCCGCCTCTTCTGGCGCCTGAGCCGCTGGGAGCTGCGCTCGCAGCCGCAGCCCGACGTCCCCCGGGTGCTGATCGGCGCCCCGCACACGTCTAACTGGGACTTCGTGCTGATGCTCGCGATCGCGTGGGAGGCGGGGATCCCGCTGCGCTGGCTGGGCAAGACCTCGCTGTTCCGTGGCCCGGCGGGCCCGGTGATGCGCGCACTCGGGGGCATCGCCGTCGACCGCAGCGACCCCTCGCGCGTGGTGGAGGAGGTCCTCGCGGAGCAGCGCACCACCGGGGCGTTCTCGCTCGTGGTCACGCCCGAAGGGACGCGCGGCGGCGCGACGCACTGGAAGTCGGGCTTCTACCGGATCGCGCGGTCGGCGGACCTACCGGTGACGCTGGGGTACGTGGATCGCACCACGATGACCACGGGGCTGGGCCCGACGCTCACGATGACCGGCGACGTGCGCGCAGACATGGACCGGATCCGGGCGTTCTACGCCGACAAGGCGGGGTTCGCGCCGGGGCGGCGGATCGAGCCGCGGCTGCGGTCGGAGGATGCGGCCGGCGACGGCGGGGCCTGA
- a CDS encoding DMT family transporter encodes MAAGSGAVIAFQGRVNGDLAVAGTGVVVSGWLSYVGTLAASALVIVLRGRARTVTRLIRQRAQWWWFAVGLCGIPIVLAMASGIPLVGVAVASVCAVAGQTVAGLTLDARGVGLPAAIRLSRRRVLAGAVALVGLGVAVLGPSGGGELTAAVGVAVGIALFLAGAILCVQQAGNGRVVAATGDPVLAGLTSSAGGTVGITLVLAVAGLAGGLDGVTFPPQWWLYLGGPLGAVITIAAAWAVRRLGTFVLTLTVISGQMLTALLLDLFSAGGLRVTAILATLAVAVSAALVVERRRATSGPLLRD; translated from the coding sequence GTGGCGGCCGGGAGCGGCGCCGTCATCGCCTTCCAGGGTCGGGTCAACGGTGACCTCGCCGTCGCCGGCACGGGCGTCGTCGTCTCGGGGTGGCTCTCCTACGTCGGCACCCTCGCGGCGTCCGCCCTGGTGATCGTGCTCCGAGGCCGCGCCCGCACCGTGACGCGGCTGATCCGGCAGCGGGCGCAGTGGTGGTGGTTCGCCGTCGGGCTCTGCGGCATCCCGATCGTGCTCGCGATGGCGTCGGGGATCCCGCTGGTGGGCGTCGCCGTCGCCTCGGTGTGCGCCGTCGCCGGTCAGACCGTCGCGGGGCTCACCCTGGATGCGCGCGGCGTCGGGCTCCCGGCCGCCATCCGGCTCTCCCGACGTCGGGTTCTGGCGGGCGCGGTCGCGCTCGTCGGGCTCGGCGTCGCCGTCCTCGGGCCCTCCGGGGGCGGCGAGCTCACCGCGGCGGTCGGCGTCGCCGTCGGGATCGCGCTCTTCCTCGCGGGCGCGATCCTCTGCGTGCAGCAGGCCGGGAACGGCCGCGTCGTCGCCGCGACGGGCGACCCCGTGCTCGCCGGCCTGACCTCGTCCGCCGGCGGCACCGTCGGCATCACCCTCGTCCTCGCCGTCGCCGGTCTCGCGGGCGGGCTCGACGGCGTGACCTTCCCGCCGCAGTGGTGGCTCTACCTCGGGGGTCCGCTCGGCGCCGTCATCACGATCGCCGCCGCATGGGCGGTGCGCCGCCTCGGCACGTTCGTCCTCACGCTCACCGTCATCTCCGGTCAGATGCTGACCGCGCTGCTGCTCGATCTGTTCTCGGCGGGCGGCCTGCGCGTGACGGCGATCCTCGCGACCCTCGCCGTCGCGGTGTCGGCCGCGCTCGTCGTCGAGCGCCGCCGCGCCACCAGCGGTCCGCTGCTGCGCGACTGA
- a CDS encoding PTS transporter subunit EIIC, with amino-acid sequence MTATAAQSGARSGRSGLRIPGFAQLQRLGKSLMLPIAVLPAAGILLRLGQDDLLGSIETPVIGPFFDAMSAAGDALFANLALLFAVGVAIGFAKKADGSTALAAVVGYLVMGKVFEAMSPVVLAGQTDAAGDPLMINYSVFGGIIIGLVTAVLFDRFHTIALPTYLGFFGGRRFVPIIVSLTALLIAFAMSYLYPLFSAGLNGLGAFIGGTGAVGAFLYGFANRMLIPLGLHHILNSYVWFLQGSYTGPNGVVTGELTRFAAGDPTGGALTAGFYPVLMFGLPAAALAMIHVARPRQKKAAIGILGAAAITALVTGITEPLEFAFMFLAFPLYVVHAILTGLSLAIAYLLDIHLGFSFSAGLIDLLLYGTAPAASNIPLLVIMGLAYAVVYYVLFRVVITRWNLRTPGREDDDVAAAEAAAVSSEGAPGATSTTPDVGRVDQLVDPAAAAPATGTATATAPSAPATSDDRAEQLIAAFGGRQNLVNVDACITRLRMEVVDKDLVDKARLRQLGAAGVLEVGNNVQAVFGVQAEALKTLINDSL; translated from the coding sequence ATGACCGCCACCGCCGCACAGTCCGGTGCCCGCTCGGGCCGCTCGGGCCTCAGAATCCCCGGTTTCGCCCAGCTGCAACGCCTGGGCAAGAGCCTCATGCTGCCGATCGCCGTGCTCCCGGCGGCAGGCATCCTGCTGCGCCTGGGGCAGGACGACCTGCTCGGCAGCATCGAGACGCCCGTGATCGGACCGTTCTTCGACGCGATGAGCGCCGCCGGCGACGCGCTGTTCGCGAACCTCGCGCTGCTGTTCGCCGTCGGCGTCGCGATCGGGTTCGCCAAGAAGGCGGACGGGTCGACGGCGCTGGCGGCGGTCGTCGGGTACCTCGTGATGGGGAAGGTCTTCGAGGCGATGTCCCCCGTGGTGCTCGCGGGGCAGACCGACGCGGCGGGCGATCCGCTGATGATCAACTACAGCGTCTTCGGCGGCATCATCATCGGCCTGGTCACCGCGGTCCTGTTCGACCGCTTCCACACGATCGCGCTGCCGACCTACCTGGGCTTCTTCGGCGGCCGACGGTTCGTGCCGATCATCGTCTCGCTCACCGCGCTCCTGATCGCGTTCGCTATGAGCTACCTGTACCCGCTCTTCAGCGCCGGGCTCAACGGTCTGGGCGCCTTCATCGGCGGCACCGGCGCCGTCGGCGCGTTCCTGTACGGCTTCGCCAACCGCATGCTCATCCCGCTCGGCCTGCACCACATCCTGAACTCCTACGTGTGGTTCCTCCAGGGCTCCTACACCGGCCCGAACGGCGTCGTCACCGGCGAGCTGACGCGCTTCGCGGCGGGCGACCCCACCGGCGGCGCCCTGACGGCCGGCTTCTACCCCGTCCTGATGTTCGGCCTCCCGGCCGCGGCGCTCGCGATGATCCACGTGGCGCGCCCGCGCCAGAAGAAGGCCGCGATCGGCATCCTCGGCGCCGCCGCCATCACGGCGCTGGTCACCGGCATCACCGAGCCGCTCGAGTTCGCCTTCATGTTCCTGGCGTTCCCGCTCTACGTCGTCCACGCGATCCTGACCGGCCTCTCGCTGGCGATCGCCTACCTGCTCGACATCCACCTCGGCTTCTCGTTCTCCGCCGGACTCATCGACCTGCTCCTCTACGGGACGGCACCGGCCGCGAGCAACATCCCGCTGCTGGTGATCATGGGACTGGCCTACGCCGTCGTCTACTACGTCCTGTTCCGCGTGGTCATCACGCGCTGGAACCTGCGCACGCCGGGGCGCGAGGACGACGACGTCGCGGCCGCCGAGGCCGCGGCCGTCAGCAGCGAGGGCGCACCGGGCGCGACGTCGACCACGCCCGACGTCGGGCGGGTGGACCAGCTGGTCGACCCGGCCGCCGCGGCGCCGGCCACCGGCACCGCGACGGCGACCGCACCCTCCGCGCCCGCCACCTCCGACGACCGCGCCGAGCAGCTCATCGCGGCGTTCGGCGGCCGGCAGAACCTGGTGAACGTGGACGCGTGCATCACGCGGCTGCGCATGGAGGTCGTCGACAAGGACCTCGTGGACAAGGCCCGCCTGCGCCAGCTCGGCGCCGCCGGAGTGCTGGAGGTCGGGAACAACGTGCAGGCGGTGTTCGGCGTCCAGGCAGAAGCGCTGAAGACGCTCATCAACGACAGCCTGTAG
- a CDS encoding Fe-S cluster assembly protein HesB, with product MLTLTENAQTAVNEIAASADLPQGGGLRIAPSASQPGGLDLGLAPEPVPGDQVIETGAVPVFVEPQASEALDALTLDTAPAQPGQPGPAFQLTPQAATA from the coding sequence GTGCTGACCCTGACCGAGAACGCCCAGACCGCCGTCAACGAGATCGCCGCCAGCGCCGATCTCCCCCAGGGCGGCGGCCTCCGCATCGCCCCGTCCGCATCGCAGCCCGGTGGCCTCGACCTCGGGCTCGCGCCGGAGCCCGTCCCCGGCGACCAGGTCATCGAGACCGGCGCCGTGCCCGTCTTCGTCGAGCCGCAGGCGTCCGAGGCCCTCGACGCGCTCACGCTCGACACCGCTCCCGCGCAGCCGGGGCAGCCCGGCCCGGCGTTCCAGCTGACGCCGCAGGCCGCGACCGCCTGA